The Thunnus thynnus chromosome 2, fThuThy2.1, whole genome shotgun sequence genome includes a region encoding these proteins:
- the cyb561a3a gene encoding lysosomal membrane ascorbate-dependent ferrireductase CYB561A3 isoform X1 — protein MWCCGRRRQRKPHFPQCLALSIRKWVRQQMQPVIGPSSSSCSSTSDSFLLSHLNTAECGSETSAEQEKHESTGLSRMRSIVSFYICYVLCLGLGLACVACVCLWNSGWRGGFAWDGSAQQFNWHPVLMVTGLVVLYGYGAVLYRVPLTWGQNKLPWKLLHAALMLLAFILSVLGLCAVFDFHNAKNTPNLYSLHSWIGLATTALFAIQWVVGMAGFLLPWSPISLRKLLKPIHVWMGGSILLLSIAACISGINEKLFFVLKGNASGTQPYAKLPSEALLANSLGVLIVAFGLIVLKILSNHKWQRPDSRPEDTAYAPLFQEENE, from the exons ATGTGGTGCTGCGGGAGACGCCGACAAAGAAAAccacatttcccacaatgcctCGCGCTGTCAATAAGGAAATGGGTTAG GCAGCAGATGCAGCCGGTTATTGGCCCTTCATCTTCCAGCTGTTCCTCTACCTCTGACAGCTTCCTCCTCAGCCACCTCAATACAGCCGAATGTGGAAGTGAAACTTCAGCAGAACAAGAGAAACACGAA TCTACAGGTCTCTCCAGGATGAGGTCCATTGTGAGCTTCTACATATGCTACGTGCTGTGCCTGGGCCTGGGCCTGGCCTGCGTGGCGTGTGTATGTTTGTGGAACAGCGGGTGGCGTGGCGGCTTCGCCTGGGACGGCTCGGCCCAGCAGTTCAACTGGCACCCCGTCCTGATGGTAACAGGTCTGGTGGTGCTGTACGGCTACG GAGCTGTGTTGTACCGCGTCCCGCTGACCTGGGGTCAGAATAAACTTCCCTGGAAGCTGCTTCACGCTGCTCTGATGCTCCTCGCCTTCATACTGTCAGTGCTGGGACTTTGCGCTGTGTTTGACTTCCACAATGCCAAAAACACTCCCAACCTCTACTCCTTACACAGCTGGATCGGACTCGCCACTACAGCTCTCTTCGCCATACAG TGGGTGGTAGGAATGGCTGGCTTCCTCCTCCCTTGGTCGCCTATATCACTGCGTAAACTCCTGAAACCCATCCATGTGTGGATGGGAGGCAGCATACTGTTACTCAGCATCGCTGCCTGCATCTCTGGCATCAACGAGAAGCTCTTCTTTGTTCT GAAAGGAAATGCCAGTGGAACTCAGCCGTATGCTAAACTTCCATCTGAGGCTTTGTTAGCAAATTCATTAGGAGTTTTGATTGTAGCCTTTGGCTTGATTGTCCTGAAGATTTTGTCGAACCATAAATGGCAGAGACCGGACTCTCGGCCTGAAGATACGGCTTACGCG cCTTTGtttcaagaagaaaatgaatga
- the cyb561a3a gene encoding lysosomal membrane ascorbate-dependent ferrireductase CYB561A3 isoform X2: protein MRQQMQPVIGPSSSSCSSTSDSFLLSHLNTAECGSETSAEQEKHESTGLSRMRSIVSFYICYVLCLGLGLACVACVCLWNSGWRGGFAWDGSAQQFNWHPVLMVTGLVVLYGYGAVLYRVPLTWGQNKLPWKLLHAALMLLAFILSVLGLCAVFDFHNAKNTPNLYSLHSWIGLATTALFAIQWVVGMAGFLLPWSPISLRKLLKPIHVWMGGSILLLSIAACISGINEKLFFVLKGNASGTQPYAKLPSEALLANSLGVLIVAFGLIVLKILSNHKWQRPDSRPEDTAYAPLFQEENE, encoded by the exons ATGAG GCAGCAGATGCAGCCGGTTATTGGCCCTTCATCTTCCAGCTGTTCCTCTACCTCTGACAGCTTCCTCCTCAGCCACCTCAATACAGCCGAATGTGGAAGTGAAACTTCAGCAGAACAAGAGAAACACGAA TCTACAGGTCTCTCCAGGATGAGGTCCATTGTGAGCTTCTACATATGCTACGTGCTGTGCCTGGGCCTGGGCCTGGCCTGCGTGGCGTGTGTATGTTTGTGGAACAGCGGGTGGCGTGGCGGCTTCGCCTGGGACGGCTCGGCCCAGCAGTTCAACTGGCACCCCGTCCTGATGGTAACAGGTCTGGTGGTGCTGTACGGCTACG GAGCTGTGTTGTACCGCGTCCCGCTGACCTGGGGTCAGAATAAACTTCCCTGGAAGCTGCTTCACGCTGCTCTGATGCTCCTCGCCTTCATACTGTCAGTGCTGGGACTTTGCGCTGTGTTTGACTTCCACAATGCCAAAAACACTCCCAACCTCTACTCCTTACACAGCTGGATCGGACTCGCCACTACAGCTCTCTTCGCCATACAG TGGGTGGTAGGAATGGCTGGCTTCCTCCTCCCTTGGTCGCCTATATCACTGCGTAAACTCCTGAAACCCATCCATGTGTGGATGGGAGGCAGCATACTGTTACTCAGCATCGCTGCCTGCATCTCTGGCATCAACGAGAAGCTCTTCTTTGTTCT GAAAGGAAATGCCAGTGGAACTCAGCCGTATGCTAAACTTCCATCTGAGGCTTTGTTAGCAAATTCATTAGGAGTTTTGATTGTAGCCTTTGGCTTGATTGTCCTGAAGATTTTGTCGAACCATAAATGGCAGAGACCGGACTCTCGGCCTGAAGATACGGCTTACGCG cCTTTGtttcaagaagaaaatgaatga
- the cyb561a3a gene encoding lysosomal membrane ascorbate-dependent ferrireductase CYB561A3 isoform X3, producing the protein MQPVIGPSSSSCSSTSDSFLLSHLNTAECGSETSAEQEKHESTGLSRMRSIVSFYICYVLCLGLGLACVACVCLWNSGWRGGFAWDGSAQQFNWHPVLMVTGLVVLYGYGAVLYRVPLTWGQNKLPWKLLHAALMLLAFILSVLGLCAVFDFHNAKNTPNLYSLHSWIGLATTALFAIQWVVGMAGFLLPWSPISLRKLLKPIHVWMGGSILLLSIAACISGINEKLFFVLKGNASGTQPYAKLPSEALLANSLGVLIVAFGLIVLKILSNHKWQRPDSRPEDTAYAPLFQEENE; encoded by the exons ATGCAGCCGGTTATTGGCCCTTCATCTTCCAGCTGTTCCTCTACCTCTGACAGCTTCCTCCTCAGCCACCTCAATACAGCCGAATGTGGAAGTGAAACTTCAGCAGAACAAGAGAAACACGAA TCTACAGGTCTCTCCAGGATGAGGTCCATTGTGAGCTTCTACATATGCTACGTGCTGTGCCTGGGCCTGGGCCTGGCCTGCGTGGCGTGTGTATGTTTGTGGAACAGCGGGTGGCGTGGCGGCTTCGCCTGGGACGGCTCGGCCCAGCAGTTCAACTGGCACCCCGTCCTGATGGTAACAGGTCTGGTGGTGCTGTACGGCTACG GAGCTGTGTTGTACCGCGTCCCGCTGACCTGGGGTCAGAATAAACTTCCCTGGAAGCTGCTTCACGCTGCTCTGATGCTCCTCGCCTTCATACTGTCAGTGCTGGGACTTTGCGCTGTGTTTGACTTCCACAATGCCAAAAACACTCCCAACCTCTACTCCTTACACAGCTGGATCGGACTCGCCACTACAGCTCTCTTCGCCATACAG TGGGTGGTAGGAATGGCTGGCTTCCTCCTCCCTTGGTCGCCTATATCACTGCGTAAACTCCTGAAACCCATCCATGTGTGGATGGGAGGCAGCATACTGTTACTCAGCATCGCTGCCTGCATCTCTGGCATCAACGAGAAGCTCTTCTTTGTTCT GAAAGGAAATGCCAGTGGAACTCAGCCGTATGCTAAACTTCCATCTGAGGCTTTGTTAGCAAATTCATTAGGAGTTTTGATTGTAGCCTTTGGCTTGATTGTCCTGAAGATTTTGTCGAACCATAAATGGCAGAGACCGGACTCTCGGCCTGAAGATACGGCTTACGCG cCTTTGtttcaagaagaaaatgaatga
- the cyb561a3a gene encoding lysosomal membrane ascorbate-dependent ferrireductase CYB561A3 isoform X4 encodes MRSIVSFYICYVLCLGLGLACVACVCLWNSGWRGGFAWDGSAQQFNWHPVLMVTGLVVLYGYGAVLYRVPLTWGQNKLPWKLLHAALMLLAFILSVLGLCAVFDFHNAKNTPNLYSLHSWIGLATTALFAIQWVVGMAGFLLPWSPISLRKLLKPIHVWMGGSILLLSIAACISGINEKLFFVLKGNASGTQPYAKLPSEALLANSLGVLIVAFGLIVLKILSNHKWQRPDSRPEDTAYAPLFQEENE; translated from the exons ATGAGGTCCATTGTGAGCTTCTACATATGCTACGTGCTGTGCCTGGGCCTGGGCCTGGCCTGCGTGGCGTGTGTATGTTTGTGGAACAGCGGGTGGCGTGGCGGCTTCGCCTGGGACGGCTCGGCCCAGCAGTTCAACTGGCACCCCGTCCTGATGGTAACAGGTCTGGTGGTGCTGTACGGCTACG GAGCTGTGTTGTACCGCGTCCCGCTGACCTGGGGTCAGAATAAACTTCCCTGGAAGCTGCTTCACGCTGCTCTGATGCTCCTCGCCTTCATACTGTCAGTGCTGGGACTTTGCGCTGTGTTTGACTTCCACAATGCCAAAAACACTCCCAACCTCTACTCCTTACACAGCTGGATCGGACTCGCCACTACAGCTCTCTTCGCCATACAG TGGGTGGTAGGAATGGCTGGCTTCCTCCTCCCTTGGTCGCCTATATCACTGCGTAAACTCCTGAAACCCATCCATGTGTGGATGGGAGGCAGCATACTGTTACTCAGCATCGCTGCCTGCATCTCTGGCATCAACGAGAAGCTCTTCTTTGTTCT GAAAGGAAATGCCAGTGGAACTCAGCCGTATGCTAAACTTCCATCTGAGGCTTTGTTAGCAAATTCATTAGGAGTTTTGATTGTAGCCTTTGGCTTGATTGTCCTGAAGATTTTGTCGAACCATAAATGGCAGAGACCGGACTCTCGGCCTGAAGATACGGCTTACGCG cCTTTGtttcaagaagaaaatgaatga